The Clostridium botulinum BKT015925 genome includes the window TACGTTAACGTCTGTTTTTAGTCTTATGATGGTTGGAAACTTTGGTGGAAATGAAGCAGTTGCAGCTGTAGGACTTGGAAATGGAATTATATTTACATTTGCAGATATATTAGTTTCTGAAGGAATATGTATTGGCATTGCGCCATTTGTTGCTAAAAATATGGGAGCAAGAAAATATAAAATAGTAGAAGAATATGCAACTATAGGATTCTTTTTAGGTGTATTAATTTCATTTTTAACTTCATATTTAATATTTACATTTGCAGAAAAAATATTAGTCCTTTTAGGAGCAAAAGGAAACATATTAATTAGCAGTTGCATGTTTACAAAGACTACAGCTATAGCAATATTTTTTTATATGATTACAAATGTTATATACGCTATATTAAGAGCTATAGGAAATACATATGGGCCATTTGTAATATCTTCAATTACAGCATTAATTAAGTTAATTTTAGATGTTATATTAATTTTTGGGTTAATAATTAGTCCCTTAGGCATATTAGGATCGGCAATATCATCTGTAATTTCTCAAGTAATAGGATTTCTTATAGCGTTATTTTATATTTTATTTAAATCAAAAGTTAAATTAAGAATTAAATATTTATTTTCATTAAATATAGAAAAGATAAAGGAATTATTGTGTTTATCTATTCCATCAGGACTAGAAGAAGGTACATATAGTATAGGTAAATTAGTAGGAAATTATATTATTATGTATACAGGCATAGTATCTTTTGCATCTCATCAAATAACTAATTCTATTTATTGTGTATCTGATATGATAGGATTTGCATTTACTACTGCTACAACTTCTCTAGTAGGGATTAAAAGGGGTGCAAGAAGATATACAGAAGCCAATGAATATGTTCATAATGCTAATTTTTGTGCAGTATTTATAATGATTATACTTGCATCAATGTTTTTCATTATGCCAAAAACCATAGTGAGTTTGTTTATAGGAGCAGAAGAGAAAAAAGTTATAATGGTTGCATCAAAGTGTTTGATGATTTCTGCAATGGCACTTCCTACATTAGCTATATTTGCCGTGTATTCTGGAGCATTAAAAGGAATGGGGGATACTAAAAGTTCATTTATTATTTCATTAATTTCAAGCTGGGTTGTAGCACTTCCTTTAACTTTTTATGTTATACGTATTTTAAAATTGCCAGTAATATATGCTTGGTATATAAATGTACTTCAATCATTTGTTGAAGCTGTATTGGTAATTATATGGTATAATTATACTAGAAAGAGAACATAAACCGCATTATATGGTTATTAAAACTAATTATGTTGAATTTCTTCATGCATTTAAATATAATTAATAAGAAGAAGGGAAGGTGTTTACTATATTTTTTAAGATTAAATCTTTTGTTATTGAAAATAAGGATAATATACTAAAAATACTTATATCGATTACTGCTCTTATAATAATTTACTTAGAAGGTAGAAAAGCTTTAGGAAATTTTAATTTAGGTATTATTCTATTTCATTTACATAGGGTGTTAAGAAGAAGTGGCTGGATGTTCTTTTTAGGTGGAATTATAGCCATAATGACAACAACTCTTTATGATTATGTTGTTATAAAATATTTAAAGTATGATTTATCTTTAAAAAAGATTTTTAAAATTTCTTGGATATCTAATACATTTAATAATTTTATAGGATTTGCAGGACTTACGGGTTCTAGTCTTAGAACAGTATTTTATGAAAAAGAGAATATATCATCAGAAGAAACAATTCATATAAATTCCATAATAAATCCAGTAACTCTTGTGGGACTTTCAATATTGACATGGTTAGGAATTTTTAATGTTATTACTATAAAACCTATATTAAATTTACACAAAGTACTTTGGATTGCTATTATAGGCTTGCAAATATATTTGATTATATATTTTTTATTATTCAAAGTACCATGGTTAAAAAGAGAATTTTTATCTGAAGATTTAACTTTAGAAGAGCCAAAGGTTTTAAGAATTGGGCTTGTTTTTGTTTCTATAATAGAATGGATAACAGCAGGAACATTCTTATGGGCTATTAGTATTGCTTTTACTGGTAATATTACTTATTTTGAAGCGCTAGGAGTGTTTGCAGTAGCTGGGGCAGCTGGAATTATAAGTTTATTGCCAGGGGGAATAGGCGCTTTTGATCTAGTATGTGCAAGAGGGCTTCAGTTAATGGGAACCACACCTAATAAAGCTATAGCAATACTTATTGTATATAGAATATTTTATTACGCAGTTCCATGGTTTTTAGGAGTAATTTTATCTTTAAGAGATATGAGAGAAGTATTACCTACAACAGCCATTCCAAAAACATTTTCAAGTTGGCAAAAAGTTTGGGTTAAAAATTATAAAGAAATAAGTGATTTTGGTGTTATAGCTTTATCTATATT containing:
- a CDS encoding MATE family efflux transporter, translated to MLNKSIIKEVLCISFPVVCEMLVFTLTSVFSLMMVGNFGGNEAVAAVGLGNGIIFTFADILVSEGICIGIAPFVAKNMGARKYKIVEEYATIGFFLGVLISFLTSYLIFTFAEKILVLLGAKGNILISSCMFTKTTAIAIFFYMITNVIYAILRAIGNTYGPFVISSITALIKLILDVILIFGLIISPLGILGSAISSVISQVIGFLIALFYILFKSKVKLRIKYLFSLNIEKIKELLCLSIPSGLEEGTYSIGKLVGNYIIMYTGIVSFASHQITNSIYCVSDMIGFAFTTATTSLVGIKRGARRYTEANEYVHNANFCAVFIMIILASMFFIMPKTIVSLFIGAEEKKVIMVASKCLMISAMALPTLAIFAVYSGALKGMGDTKSSFIISLISSWVVALPLTFYVIRILKLPVIYAWYINVLQSFVEAVLVIIWYNYTRKRT